The Temnothorax longispinosus isolate EJ_2023e chromosome 7, Tlon_JGU_v1, whole genome shotgun sequence genome contains a region encoding:
- the Pgap1 gene encoding GPI inositol-deacylase isoform X2: MMSVKRIMIYGSLVPFFIMLTLLYVLGVARYVTDFEENTCEMTYMFEYPQYVRISLKDDLEDEYPRFGLYAYGEGFLTEKLRRMHFSGIPVLFIPGNAGSHEQVRSIASVSLRKSQKYPFHFDFFTISFSKDYSALYGGVLMEQTVYVSHCIKAILALYKGKMDNVVLIGHSMGGIVAKGALLLAPNMNASFASMIINLASPHTPSLVLDSVLANYYHELERHLHKIKDAGVKVASIGGGPRDILVPAAQTFDRTADINVLSTSIPVVWKSTDHLSILWCKQLVFTIVRSLFDSVERSEKPPKITSNPNLKMKSLSYHFLQHTSGKKLYHYTEKIKFEADAEWVNIPQQYVWNNKNGVKKSSTIYLVVELFHKSDFLTIDAINLENQNWLFVCSALKKQGQKQICEWGWNLTNKTRLLPDPSYRPRRTVDLDLKEIRYPHVTHAIVRITPDDLEKYLTISFDSYFYNNRIESTRNRFLHPKYLFGFRGPNLIETVKGSVRYYVTLSNIIDAVTIELKSPNCLKHHAIVELLESSNVGSTQTKIFTNTDDGPKTMKMQTLYGRPNDTASLRVTLEPECTYMINIQPGGIVDKVSCRIRDRWPLLYMAVMSLLLLFVSIKIHYGSDTLPTIVITIMLSFFFNVTYETCIALCIIGVSAIGVCCSVIFLGSVAHGIAVRFLARAIAFSITWSDWLLSGLNQLPFITTVLVLSLIPTTCGALGMLVSVFLYFLKLTRMYEDYLEGILMAPLQHFNWFKRWKSTKSEEESDRSISQEIYNHLILFLLCSFAALPAIPSVLVWAKNFSYDMRLSTEDPVLTTSWTILAACSTLGIVQISPDHKGYRSLLLSNVLRFTSWVILSMTAAPHPSFYQWCMPPITATVVTLITLNSIIPHG; the protein is encoded by the exons ATGATGTCCGTAAAACGGATAATGATCTACGGTTCGCTGGTGCCGTTTTTTATCATGCTCACTCTGCTCTACGTTCTCGGAGTTGCAAGATATGTCACCGATTTTGAGGAGAATACATGCGAGATGACGTATATGTTCGAGTATCCGCAGTATGTG agaATATCTTTGAAAGATGATTTAGAAGATGAATATCCGCGATTTGGATTATATGCCTATGGAGAAGGTTTTCTAACggaaaaattaagaagaatGCACTTTTCTGGTATACCGGTTCTCTTCATACCAGGCAATGCTGGATCTCATGAACAAG TACGATCTATTGCTTCAGTAAGTTTAAGAAAAAGCCAAAAGTATCCCTTCCACTTTGACTTTTTTACTATTTCGTTCAGTAAGGATTATTCTGCATTGTATGGAG GTGTGCTTATGGAACAAACCGTGTACGTATCACATTGCATAAAGGCAATATTAGCTTTGTACAAGGGCAAGATGGACAATGTTGTGTTGATTGGTCATTCTATG GGTGGTATTGTAGCGAAAGGTGCTCTGTTGCTAGCACCAAATATGAACGCTTCGTTTGCAAGTATGATAATAAACTTGGCTTCCCCTCATACTCCCTCTTTAGTTCTGGATAGTGTCCTTGCCAATTATTATCATGAATTGGAAAGACATCTGCACAAAATTAAAGATGCAGGAGTGAAGGTAGCATCGATTGGAGGTGGACCACGCGATATACTTGTACCTGCTGCGCAAACTTTTGATCGTACAGCTGATATAAATGTTCTTTCTACGAGTATACCAGTCGTTTGGAAATCGACAGATCATTTGAGTATTCTGTGGTGTAAACAACTCGTATTTACAATTGTGCGTTCGTTGTTTGATTCCGTAGAACGTTCGGAAAAGCCACCTAAAATTACATCGAATCCTAATTTGAAGATGAAGTCTCTGTCCTATCACTTTTTACAA cATACTTCGGGCAAGAAACTGTATCATTATACGGAAAAAATTAAGTTCGAAGCCGATGCCGAATGGGTGAATATACCTCAACAGTATGTCTGGAATAATAAAAACGGAGTTAAAAAATCGTCTACTATATATCTTGTGGTGGAACTATTTCACAAATCTGACTTTTTAACCATTGatgcaataaatttagaaaaccAAAATTGGCTGTTTGTGTGCTCagcattaaaaaaacaagGCCAAAAACAAATTTG TGAATGGGGTTGGAATTTGACAAATAAGACAAGACTTTTACCCGATCCATCATATCGACCGAGAAGGACTGTTGATCTAGACCTAAAAGAGATAAGATATCCGCACGTTACGCATGCCATTGTGAGAATAACTCCAGATGATTTGGAGAAATACCTTACAATTAGCTTCGATTCctatttttacaacaatcgaATCGAATCTACAAGAAATAGATTCTTACATCCTAAATATCTCTTTGGCTTTCGTGGACCGAATTTGATTGAAACCGTCAAGGGAAGTGTGAGATATTACGTAACACTTTCCAACATCATAGACGCGGTAACAATCGAGTTGAAATCGCCGAATTGTCTTAAGCATCACGCTATTGTCGAGTTACTAGAGTCGTCGAATGTAGGATCGACTCAAACGAAAATCTTCACGAATAC AGACGATGGTCCGAAAACGATGAAAATGCAGACACTCTACGGACGTCCCAATGACACGGCAAGTTTAAGAGTGACATTAGAACCAGAATGCACttatatgattaatattcAACCTGGAGGAATCGTCGACAAGGTTTCTTGTAGAATACGAGACCGTTGGCCATTGCTTTACATGGCCGTTATGAGTTTACTCCTACTTTTTGTCTCTATAAAGATACATTACGGTTCAGATACGCTACCGACAATAGTCATTACCATAATGTTGTCCTTTTTCTTCAACGTTACGTACGAAACCTGCATTGCTTTATGTATCATTGGTGTATCTGCCATTGGTGTATGTTGCTCCGTCATATTTCTTGGTTCTGTCGCACATGGAATAGCTGTCAG GTTCTTAGCACGTGCAATAGCGTTCTCAATAACATGGTCAGACTGGTTATTGAGCGGTCTAAATCAGTTGCCATTTATTACAACTGTTCTCGTATTATCTCTAATTCCAACAACATGTGGCGCTCTTGGTATGCTCGTCTCggtatttctttatttcttgaaattaacAAGGATGTACGAAGATTATTTAGAGGGCATATTAATGGCCCCACTCCAACATTTCAATTGGTTTAAACGTTGGAAGAGTACAAAGAGCGAAGAAGAAAGTGATAGAAGTATCAGTCAAGAGATATATAATCATCTTATCCTGTTTTTGCTGTGTAGTTTTGCTGCACTCCCAGCAATTCCATCTGTCTTAGTTTGGGCGAAAAATTTCAG CTACGATATGAGACTCTCTACAGAAGATCCTGTTCTTACGACAAGTTGGACAATATTAGCTGCATGCAGTACATTAGGTATCGTACAGATTTCTCCTGATCATAAGGGATATCGCTCGCTTCTATTAAGCAACGTATTACGTTTCACGAGTTGGGTCATTCTTTCCATGACAGCAGCTCCGCATCCGTCCTTTTATCAATGGTGTATGCCACCTATTACTGCCACAGTGGTTACGCTCATTACACTAAATTCTATAATTCCTCATGGGTAA
- the Pgap1 gene encoding GPI inositol-deacylase isoform X1 has product MKADENDKDLAWFERGEILKMMSVKRIMIYGSLVPFFIMLTLLYVLGVARYVTDFEENTCEMTYMFEYPQYVRISLKDDLEDEYPRFGLYAYGEGFLTEKLRRMHFSGIPVLFIPGNAGSHEQVRSIASVSLRKSQKYPFHFDFFTISFSKDYSALYGGVLMEQTVYVSHCIKAILALYKGKMDNVVLIGHSMGGIVAKGALLLAPNMNASFASMIINLASPHTPSLVLDSVLANYYHELERHLHKIKDAGVKVASIGGGPRDILVPAAQTFDRTADINVLSTSIPVVWKSTDHLSILWCKQLVFTIVRSLFDSVERSEKPPKITSNPNLKMKSLSYHFLQHTSGKKLYHYTEKIKFEADAEWVNIPQQYVWNNKNGVKKSSTIYLVVELFHKSDFLTIDAINLENQNWLFVCSALKKQGQKQICEWGWNLTNKTRLLPDPSYRPRRTVDLDLKEIRYPHVTHAIVRITPDDLEKYLTISFDSYFYNNRIESTRNRFLHPKYLFGFRGPNLIETVKGSVRYYVTLSNIIDAVTIELKSPNCLKHHAIVELLESSNVGSTQTKIFTNTDDGPKTMKMQTLYGRPNDTASLRVTLEPECTYMINIQPGGIVDKVSCRIRDRWPLLYMAVMSLLLLFVSIKIHYGSDTLPTIVITIMLSFFFNVTYETCIALCIIGVSAIGVCCSVIFLGSVAHGIAVRFLARAIAFSITWSDWLLSGLNQLPFITTVLVLSLIPTTCGALGMLVSVFLYFLKLTRMYEDYLEGILMAPLQHFNWFKRWKSTKSEEESDRSISQEIYNHLILFLLCSFAALPAIPSVLVWAKNFSYDMRLSTEDPVLTTSWTILAACSTLGIVQISPDHKGYRSLLLSNVLRFTSWVILSMTAAPHPSFYQWCMPPITATVVTLITLNSIIPHG; this is encoded by the exons ATGAAAGCCGACGAAAATGATAAGGATCTAGCctg GTTCGAGAGAGGTGAGATACTCAAAATGATGTCCGTAAAACGGATAATGATCTACGGTTCGCTGGTGCCGTTTTTTATCATGCTCACTCTGCTCTACGTTCTCGGAGTTGCAAGATATGTCACCGATTTTGAGGAGAATACATGCGAGATGACGTATATGTTCGAGTATCCGCAGTATGTG agaATATCTTTGAAAGATGATTTAGAAGATGAATATCCGCGATTTGGATTATATGCCTATGGAGAAGGTTTTCTAACggaaaaattaagaagaatGCACTTTTCTGGTATACCGGTTCTCTTCATACCAGGCAATGCTGGATCTCATGAACAAG TACGATCTATTGCTTCAGTAAGTTTAAGAAAAAGCCAAAAGTATCCCTTCCACTTTGACTTTTTTACTATTTCGTTCAGTAAGGATTATTCTGCATTGTATGGAG GTGTGCTTATGGAACAAACCGTGTACGTATCACATTGCATAAAGGCAATATTAGCTTTGTACAAGGGCAAGATGGACAATGTTGTGTTGATTGGTCATTCTATG GGTGGTATTGTAGCGAAAGGTGCTCTGTTGCTAGCACCAAATATGAACGCTTCGTTTGCAAGTATGATAATAAACTTGGCTTCCCCTCATACTCCCTCTTTAGTTCTGGATAGTGTCCTTGCCAATTATTATCATGAATTGGAAAGACATCTGCACAAAATTAAAGATGCAGGAGTGAAGGTAGCATCGATTGGAGGTGGACCACGCGATATACTTGTACCTGCTGCGCAAACTTTTGATCGTACAGCTGATATAAATGTTCTTTCTACGAGTATACCAGTCGTTTGGAAATCGACAGATCATTTGAGTATTCTGTGGTGTAAACAACTCGTATTTACAATTGTGCGTTCGTTGTTTGATTCCGTAGAACGTTCGGAAAAGCCACCTAAAATTACATCGAATCCTAATTTGAAGATGAAGTCTCTGTCCTATCACTTTTTACAA cATACTTCGGGCAAGAAACTGTATCATTATACGGAAAAAATTAAGTTCGAAGCCGATGCCGAATGGGTGAATATACCTCAACAGTATGTCTGGAATAATAAAAACGGAGTTAAAAAATCGTCTACTATATATCTTGTGGTGGAACTATTTCACAAATCTGACTTTTTAACCATTGatgcaataaatttagaaaaccAAAATTGGCTGTTTGTGTGCTCagcattaaaaaaacaagGCCAAAAACAAATTTG TGAATGGGGTTGGAATTTGACAAATAAGACAAGACTTTTACCCGATCCATCATATCGACCGAGAAGGACTGTTGATCTAGACCTAAAAGAGATAAGATATCCGCACGTTACGCATGCCATTGTGAGAATAACTCCAGATGATTTGGAGAAATACCTTACAATTAGCTTCGATTCctatttttacaacaatcgaATCGAATCTACAAGAAATAGATTCTTACATCCTAAATATCTCTTTGGCTTTCGTGGACCGAATTTGATTGAAACCGTCAAGGGAAGTGTGAGATATTACGTAACACTTTCCAACATCATAGACGCGGTAACAATCGAGTTGAAATCGCCGAATTGTCTTAAGCATCACGCTATTGTCGAGTTACTAGAGTCGTCGAATGTAGGATCGACTCAAACGAAAATCTTCACGAATAC AGACGATGGTCCGAAAACGATGAAAATGCAGACACTCTACGGACGTCCCAATGACACGGCAAGTTTAAGAGTGACATTAGAACCAGAATGCACttatatgattaatattcAACCTGGAGGAATCGTCGACAAGGTTTCTTGTAGAATACGAGACCGTTGGCCATTGCTTTACATGGCCGTTATGAGTTTACTCCTACTTTTTGTCTCTATAAAGATACATTACGGTTCAGATACGCTACCGACAATAGTCATTACCATAATGTTGTCCTTTTTCTTCAACGTTACGTACGAAACCTGCATTGCTTTATGTATCATTGGTGTATCTGCCATTGGTGTATGTTGCTCCGTCATATTTCTTGGTTCTGTCGCACATGGAATAGCTGTCAG GTTCTTAGCACGTGCAATAGCGTTCTCAATAACATGGTCAGACTGGTTATTGAGCGGTCTAAATCAGTTGCCATTTATTACAACTGTTCTCGTATTATCTCTAATTCCAACAACATGTGGCGCTCTTGGTATGCTCGTCTCggtatttctttatttcttgaaattaacAAGGATGTACGAAGATTATTTAGAGGGCATATTAATGGCCCCACTCCAACATTTCAATTGGTTTAAACGTTGGAAGAGTACAAAGAGCGAAGAAGAAAGTGATAGAAGTATCAGTCAAGAGATATATAATCATCTTATCCTGTTTTTGCTGTGTAGTTTTGCTGCACTCCCAGCAATTCCATCTGTCTTAGTTTGGGCGAAAAATTTCAG CTACGATATGAGACTCTCTACAGAAGATCCTGTTCTTACGACAAGTTGGACAATATTAGCTGCATGCAGTACATTAGGTATCGTACAGATTTCTCCTGATCATAAGGGATATCGCTCGCTTCTATTAAGCAACGTATTACGTTTCACGAGTTGGGTCATTCTTTCCATGACAGCAGCTCCGCATCCGTCCTTTTATCAATGGTGTATGCCACCTATTACTGCCACAGTGGTTACGCTCATTACACTAAATTCTATAATTCCTCATGGGTAA
- the LOC139816249 gene encoding ribosomal L1 domain-containing protein CG13096, protein MKGKNSDSQVARKQKRKRTDSETETTESPKEFDLKELSKKQILQCISAIFHLTQEQLKETNSLLAEEARPIFIQVTSVRVPKMPRRQMRVLLPYSIVAPDDEIALFVCDLERGRRKDYEPTVEYYRDLLHKHGCTRVNEIIPMNRVKNEFDQFELKKKLLGSYDHFLVDGRIAGHMSHLLGKHFTKKRKLPTSIRMESKDLKHEIDYALRKTSMLLHSHGDTHLMQIGNTSMDKKKILKNTLAACEKLSKNYPGGWTNIRALRLKSTTSLALPFYMTLKNKNTVNPHEIVVQPKRPKAYRDVEGELSTFVRDTTVIVKPEGTVILNKHKKKQPSKKITKEETEN, encoded by the exons ATGAAAGGAAAGAATTCGGATTCGCAAGTTGCGCGGAAGCAGAAGCGAAAGCGAACCGACTCCGAGACGGAGACGACGGAATCGCCAAAGGAGTTCGACCTGAAGGAGCTGTCGAAGAAGCAAATTCTACAATGCATCTCTGCGATTTTTCACTTGACTCAAGAACAGTTAAAAGAGACGAATAGTCTTCTCGCCGAGGAGGCTCGGCCGATATTCATACAAGTGACTAGCGTCAGAGTTCCGAAGATGCCTCGCAGACAGATGAGAGT ATTGTTGCCATATTCAATAGTGGCTCCAGACGATGAAATAGCTTTGTTTGTTTGCGATTtggagagaggaagaagaaaggaTTATGAGCCAACAGTAGAATACTACAGAGATCTATTGCACAAGCATGGGTGCACCCGCGTGAATGAGATAATACCCATGAATCGTGTGAAGAACGAATTTGATCAATTTGAATTGAAGAAGAAGCTTCTAGGGAGTTATGACCACTTTCTTGTCGACGGTCGCATCGCCGGTCATATGTCTCACTTGTTAGGAAAACACTTTACCAAGAAAAGGAAGCTGCCGACTTCGATCAGAATGGAAAGCAAAGACTTGAAGCACGAGATTGATTATGCATTGAGGAAAACCAGTATGCTGCTTCATTCTCATGGCGATACTCATTTGATGCAAATTGGGAACACATCCATGgacaagaaaaaaatcctGAAAAATACACTGGCTGCCTGCGAAAAACTGTCCAAAAACTATCCAGGCGGTTGGACAAACATACGAGCTCTCCGACTAAAAAGCACAACCAGTCTGGCATTGCCTTTTTATATGACGTTAA AGAATAAAAACACGGTCAATCCACATGAGATTGTGGTACAGCCAAAGAGACCGAAAGCTTACCGTGATGTGGAGGGAGAGCTTTCGACATTCGTACGTGATACCACGGTCATAGTTAAACCCGAAGGCACAGTTATCCTGAACAAACATAAGAAGAAACAACCAAGTAAGAAAATCACAAAGGAAGAAACTgagaattga